A stretch of the Gavia stellata isolate bGavSte3 chromosome 11, bGavSte3.hap2, whole genome shotgun sequence genome encodes the following:
- the LOC104259219 gene encoding pinopsin, with translation MPVPAAAPSCGAAAGARDPGPEPGPCLSPSGRLAAAVCLGAVGSLGFCSNLLVLLLFWRYRALRSPINLLLLNIAVSDLLVCALGTPLGLAAAARGRGSPGAACAWHGFANALCGIVSLTSLAVLSYERYCTMTGTTQADTTNYRKTWTGIILSWTYSLVWTVPPLFGWSSYGPEGPGTTCSVNWHSKDANNVSYIICLFIFCLVIPFVIIVYSYGKLLCAVRQVSGINKGMGRTREQRILIMVVVMIICFLLCWLPYATVALIATFGKPGLITPAASIIPSILAKSSTVYNPIIYIFLNKQFYRCFLALLRCNKATANSSNKSSSRSCRALQRAQGDAGPAAAVLARQPSAESADPAGSPHPPLEETPRAKRAVPVAHYSA, from the exons ATGCCggtgcccgccgccgcccccagctgcggggccgcggccggtgCCCGCGacccggggccggagccggggccgtGCCTGAGCCCCTCCGggcggctggcggcggcggTCTGCCTGGGCGCCGTGGGCAGCCTGGGCTTCTGCAGCAacctgctggtgctgctgctcttctggcGCTACCGGGCGCTGCGCTCCCCCATCAACCTGCTGCTGCTCAACATCGCCGTCAGCGACCTGCTGGTCTGCGCCCTGGGCACCCCGCTCGGgctggccgccgccgcccggggccggggctcgcCGGGGGCCGCCTGCGCCTGGCACGGCTTCGCCAACGCCCTCTGCG GCATCGTCTCGCTCACCTCTCTGGCTGTACTTTCTTACGAACGTTACTGCACCATGACAGGAACAACACAGGCCGATACCACAAACTACAGGAAAACATGGACAGGCATCATCCTGTCCTGGACGTACTCCTTGGTCTGGACTGTCCCCCCGCTTTTTGGCTGGAGCAGCTATGGGCCAGAAGGACCAGGGACAACGTGCTCCGTGAACTGGCATTCAAAGGACGCTAACAACGTGTCCTACATCATATGTCTTTTCATCTTTTGCCTTGTAATCCCTTTTGTCATTATTGTTTATTCGTATGGGAAGCTGCTGTGTGCTGTAAGGCAG GTGAGTGGCATCAATAAAGGGATGGGCCGGACCCGGGAGCAGCGCATCCTGATCATGGTGGTGGTGATGAtaatttgctttctcctttgctggCTGCCATATGCAACCGTGGCACTAATAGCTACGTTTGGGAAACCTGGTCTCATcacccctgcagccagcatcaTCCCATCCATCCTTGCCAAAAGCAGCACAGTCTACAACCCCATCATCTACATATTTCTGAACAAACAG TTTTACAGGTGCTTTTTGGCGCTTCTGAGATGCAACAAAGCCACCGCAAACTCCAGCAACAAGTCCTCGTCCAGGTCCTGCCGCGCACTGCAGCGGGCACAGGGCGAcgccggccccgcggcggctgTCTTGGCCAGGCAGCCCTCGGCCGAGAGCGCGGACCCCGCCGGGAGTCCCCACCCGCCCCTGGAAGAGACCCCAAGAGCTAAAAGAGCTGTGCCGGTGGCCCACTACAGCGCCTGA